Proteins co-encoded in one Dendropsophus ebraccatus isolate aDenEbr1 chromosome 9, aDenEbr1.pat, whole genome shotgun sequence genomic window:
- the MYL11 gene encoding LOW QUALITY PROTEIN: myosin regulatory light chain 11 (The sequence of the model RefSeq protein was modified relative to this genomic sequence to represent the inferred CDS: deleted 1 base in 1 codon): MPPGGFSPCHSLLLTGQAPSSAEDMAPAKKAKRKAAEGGSSNVLSMFDQTQIQEFKEAFTVIDQNRDGIIDKEDLRDTFAAMGRLNVKNEELDEMVKEASGPINFTVFLTMFGEKLKGADPEDVITGAFKVLDPEGKGSIKKQFLEELLTTQCDRFTPEEIKNMWTAFPPDVAGNVDYKNICYVITHGEDKDQE, encoded by the exons ATGCCTCCCGGGGGCTTCTCTCCATGTCACTCACTCCTTCTGACC GGACAAGCACCAAGCTCAGCCGAGGACATG GCACCAGCAAAGAAGGCCAAGAGAAAGGCAGCAGAAGGAGGCTCCTCCAACGTCTTGTCCATGTTTGACCAAACCCAGATCCAGGAGTTTAAGGAG GCATTTACAGTAATTGATCAGAACAGAGATGGAATCATCGACAAGGAGGATCTGAGAGACACTTTTGCAGCTATGG GCCGCCTGAACGTGAAGAATGAGGAACTCGATGAGATGGTCAAGGAGGCCTCTGGACCCATCAACTTCACCGTCTTCCTTACCATGTTCGGCGAGAAGCTCAAGG GTGCTGATCCAGAGGACGTGATCACTGGGGCATTTAAGGTGCTTGATCCTGAGGGTAAAGGGTCCATCAAGAAGCAGTT CCTCGAGGAGCTCCTGACCACACAATGTGACAGATTCACTCCAGAGGAG ATCAAGAACATGTGGACAGCATTTCCCCCTGATGTAGCTGGCAATGTAGACTACAAGAACATCTGCTACGTCATCACCCACGGAGAGGACAAAGACCAGGAGTAA
- the LOC138801948 gene encoding uncharacterized protein, with protein MGSGSDTGDQVMGSSRDTGNQVTGSGSDIGDQVMGSGSDTGDQVMGSDSDTGDQVMGSGSDTWDQVMGSGSDTGDQVMGRGSDIGDQVMGSGSDTGDQVMGSDRDIGDQVMGSSRDTGDQVMGSGSDTGDQVMASGSDTGDQVMGSGSDTGDQVMGSGSDTGDQVMGRGSDIGDQVMGSGSDTGDQVMGSDRDIGDQVMGSSRDTGDQVMGSGSDTGDQVMASGSDTGDQVMGSGSDTGDQVIGSGSDTGDQVMGSGSDTGDQVMGSGSDTGDQVMGSGSDTGDQVMGSGSDNGDQVMGSGSDTGDQVMGSGSDTGDQVMGSGSDTGDDREQQ; from the coding sequence ATGGGGAGCGGCAGTGACACCGGGGATCAGGTGATGGGGAGCAGCAGGGACACCGGGAATCAGGTGACGGGGAGCGGCAGTGACATCGGTGATCAGGTGATGGGGAGCGGCAGTGACACCGGGGATCAGGTGATGGGGAGCGACAGTGACACCGGGGATCAGGTGATGGGGAGCGGCAGTGACACCTGGGATCAGGTGATGGGGAGCGGCAGTGACACCGGGGATCAGGTGATGGGGAGGGGCAGTGACATCGGTGATCAGGTGATGGGGAGCGGCAGTGACACCGGGGATCAGGTGATGGGGAGCGACAGAGACATCGGTGATCAGGTGATGGGGAGCAGCAGAGACACCGGGGATCAGGTGATGGGGAGCGGCAGTGACACCGGGGATCAGGTTATGGCGAGCGGCAGTGACACCGGGGATCAGGTGATGGGGAGCGGCAGTGACACCGGGGATCAGGTGATGGGGAGCGGCAGTGACACCGGGGATCAGGTGATGGGGAGGGGCAGTGACATCGGTGATCAGGTGATGGGGAGCGGCAGTGACACCGGGGATCAGGTGATGGGGAGCGACAGAGACATCGGTGATCAGGTGATGGGGAGCAGCAGAGACACCGGGGATCAGGTGATGGGGAGCGGCAGTGACACCGGGGATCAGGTTATGGCGAGCGGCAGTGACACCGGGGATCAGGTGATGGGGAGCGGCAGTGACACCGGGGATCAGGTGATAGGGAGCGGCAGTGACACCGGGGATCAGGTGATGGGGAGCGGCAGTGACACCGGGGATCAGGTGATGGGGAGCGGCAGTGACACCGGGGATCAGGTGATGGGGAGCGGCAGTGACACCGGGGATCAGGTGATGGGGAGCGGCAGTGACAACGGGGATCAGGTGATGGGGAGCGGCAGTGACACCGGGGATCAGGTGATGGGGAGCGGCAGTGACACCGGAGATCAGGTGATGGGGAGCGGCAGTGACACCGGGGATGACAGGGAGCAGCAGTGA
- the QPRT gene encoding nicotinate-nucleotide pyrophosphorylase [carboxylating] has protein sequence MTSCDLRLLLPRCRLQQLAREWLAEDAPWLDFAGWAASRDEQGCQEAVLLCKSVGVLAGCPFFQAVCEEAGCSVEWECREGTWLQPVTRVAIVRGHVTDLLLAERSALNVLSRVSGVATLARQVSEQAQAAGWQGQVTGTRKTTPGFRLAEKYGLLVGGAGTHRYGMSDLIMLKDNHIWAMGGVRKALHALRSLAGCTLKVEVECRSLEEALEAAEAGADIIMLDNFNPEELHQAALSLKTAFPGVVVEASGGVSPQNLLQFLGPHVDVVSMGCLTQGPPSIDFSLKLSRGLKYTMGTSDPCPASSTDLQ, from the exons ATGACATCGTGTGACCTCAGGCTTCTCCTGCCCCGATGCCGCCTTCAGCAGCTGGCTCGGGAATGGCTTGCAGAGGACGCTCCATGGCTGGATTTTGCTGGTTGGGCTGCATCCCGTGACGAGCAGGGATGTCAAGAGGCAGTACTCCTGTGCAAGTCAGTGGGGGTGTTGGCGGGATGCCCCTTCTTTCAGGCTGTGTGTGAAGAGGCTGGCTGCAGCGTGGAGTGGGAGTGTAGAGAAGGCACGTGGCTTCAGCCAGTTACAAGAGTGGCCATAGTCCGAG GACATGTGACTGATCTCCTCCTGGCAGAACGCTCGGCGCTTAATGTCCTTTCCCGGGTCAGCGGAGTGGCCACACTGGCCAGGCAGGTATCAGagcaggcccaggcagcgggATGGCAGGGACAGGTTACAGGGACCCGGAAAACCACTCCTGGATTCCGCCTGGCGGAGAAGTACGGGCTGCTGGTGGGAGGAGCTGGAACACACCGCTACGGGATGAGCGACCTGATCATGCTAAAGGATAACCATATATGGGCAATGGGAGGAGTCAGAAAG GCTCTTCATGCACTGCGCTCTTTAGCTGGCTGCACTCTGAAGGTGGAGGTGGAGTGCCGATCCCTTGAGGAGGCCCTAGAAGCCGCAGAGGCTGGAGCGGACATCATAATGCTGGACAACTTCAACCCTGAG GAACTCCACCAGGCTGCTCTTTCATTGAAGACGGCTTTTCCTGGAGTTGTTGTAGAAGCTTCCGGCGGCGTCTCTCCTCAGAACCTTCTCCAGTTTCTCGGCCCTCATGTGGATGTGGTATCAATGGGGTGTCTCACGCAGGGACCTCCTAGTATTGACTTTTCTCTGAAATTATCCAGAGGTTTAAAGTACACTATGGGCACCTCGGACCCCTGCCCGGCTTCTTCTACTGATTTGCAGTGA